The Dyella sp. 2HG41-7 sequence CCCCTTCAAGGACCCACGCCACTACGTGCACATTGCGCGTGCCTATTGCGAGAGCCTGAACGAGCAGGCGCCTGGCAGCGCGTGGTTCGGGAATCAGTTCGACAACACAGCGAACCGCGACTGGCACGAAACGACGACGGCCGTGGAGATCTGGGAGCAGACGAAGGGCAACATCGACGGTTTCGTCTGTTCGGCTGGAACGGGCGGGACGCTTGCCGGTGTCGGTCGCGCGTTAAAGGCTCGCAAGGCTACCGTCGCGATCGCACTTTCCGATCCGACCGGTTCGGCGCTGGCCAATTACATCAATCGAGGCGAGCTGATTGCTGAGGGAAATTCGATCAGCGAGGGCATCGGTTCGAGCCGCATCACCGCCAATTTCCAGGATGCGCCGATCGATCTTGCCTGGTCGATCCCTGATCAGGAGTCCGTGCCGCTATTGCATCAGTTGCTTCATGACGAAGGCTGGTGCGTTGGCGGCTCCAGTGGCGTCAATCTTGCCGGCGCCATTCGTCTCGCCAAGCACTTAGGGCCTGGGCACACCATTGTGACTGTACTTGCCGATGCGGGAACTCGTTATCAGGCCAAACTTTTCAACCCGCCATTTTTGCGCGAGAAGAACATTCCCGTACCGGAGTGGCTGGCCGAGTCATTTTCGAATTGAGGAAGGCTTGCAGCAGATCGTTTTGCCAGCACGCAAGGTAAGCAAGCCTCGATTGGTTGACCGCGTTGGCGGTGCGCAACGACGCTATTTCGTAGGCCGCGCAAAGCAAAACGCCTTCCCGATTGGGAAGGCGTTTTTAGGATAAAGCCCCTGGCGGTGACCTACTCTTGCATGGAAGTCCACACTACCATCGGCGCAGCTGCGTTTCACTTCCGAGTTCGGGATGGGATCGGGTGGGGCCACAGCGCTATAGCCGCCAGGGAAAGGGTGGGAGCAGCGCTTTGAAGCGCCGGCTCCGCAAAGATGTAAACGAGTGACAAGCGTCTGGTGAAGTTCGAGATGTTTCGTTGTGCGAAGACTCACGAAGCGTCTTGGGGTTATATGGTCAAGCCGCACGGCTCATTAGTACGCGTTAGCTCAGTGCATTGCTGCATGTCCACACCGCGCCTATCAACCACCTAGTCTAGATGGGGCCTTTAGGAGACTTAAAGTCTCGGGAGATCTCATCTTGGGGCGTGCTTCCCGCTTAGATGCTTTCAGCGGTTATCACTTCCGTTCGTAGCTACCGGGCAATGCCATGGGCATGACAACCCGAACACCAGCGGAACGTCCACTCCGGTCCTCTCGTACTAGGAGCAGCCCCCCTCAAATCTCCAACGCCCACGACAGATAGGGACCGAACTGTCTCACGACGTTCTGAACCCAGCTCGCGTACCACTTTAAATGGCGAACAGCCATACCCTTGGGACCGGCTACAGCCCCAGGATGTGATGAGCCGACATCGAGGTGCCAAACACCGCCGTCGATATGAACTCTTGGGCGGTATCAGCCTGTTATCCCCGGAGTACCTTTTATCCGTTGAGCGATGGCCCTTCCATACAGAACCACCGGATCACTAAGACCTACTTTCGTACCTGCTTGATCCGTCGATCTTGCAGTCAAGCACGCTTATGCCTTTGCACACAGTGCGCGATGTCCGACCGCGCTGAGCGTACCTTCGTGCTCCTCCGTTACGCTTTGGGAGGAGACCGCCCCAGTCAAACTACCCACCATACACGGTCCCCGATCCGGATTACGGACCTAGGTTAGAACGTCAAGCACTTCAGGGTGGTATTTCAAGGATGGCTCCACCGAAACTAGCGTCTCGGTTTCATAGCCTCCCACCTATCCTACACAGAAGAACTCAACGTTCAGTGTAAAGCTATAGTAAAGGTTCACGGGGTCTTTCCGTCTTGCCGCGGGAACGCTGCATCTTCACAGCGATTTCAATTTCACTGAGTCTCGGGTGGAGACAGCGCCGCTGTCGTTACGCCATTCGTGCAGGTCGGAACTTACCCGACAAGGAATTTCGCTACCTTAGGACCGTTATAGTTACGGCCGCCGTTTACTGGGGCTTCGATCAAGAGCTTCGCCTTGCGGCTGACCCCATCAATTAACCTTCCAGCACCGGGCAGGCGTCACACCCTATACGTCCACTTTCGTGTTTGCAGAGTGCTGTGTTTTTGATAAACAGTCGCAGCGGCCAGGTTACTGCGACCCGCTAGTGCTCAGTCACGCATGTGACCACACCGGCGGGCGCACCTTCTCCCGAAGTTACGGTGCCATTTTGCCTAGTTCCTTCACCCGAGTTCTCTCAAGCGCCTTGGGATTCTCACCCTGCCTACCAGTGTCGGTTTACGGTACGGTTTGCTGTAGCTGAAGCTTAGTGGCTTTTCCTGGAAGCGTGGTCTCAGTCACTTCGCCCATAAGGGCTCGTCTCGGTGCTCGGCATAAAGTGGACCGGATTTGCCTAATCCACATGCCTACCGCCTTTCCCCGGGACAACCAACGCCCGGTAGACCTAACCTTCTCCGTCCCCACATCGCACTACAGTCAAGTGCTGGAATATTAACCAGCTTCCCATCGACTACGCATTTCTGCCTCGCCTTAGGGGCCGACTCACCCTGCGCCGATGAACGTTGCGCGAGGAAACCTTGGGCTTTCGGCGTGCGGGCTTTTCACCCGCATTATCGTTACTCATGTCAGCATTCGCACTTCTGATACCTCCAGCAGGCTTTACAACCCACCTTCACAGGCTTACAGAACGCTCCTCTACCGCGCATATTGCTATGCACCCCGAGCTTCGGTGTATCGCTTAGCCCCGTTAAATCTTCCGCGCAGACCGACTCGACCAGTGAGCTATTACGCTTTCTTTAAAGGGTGGCTGCTTCTAAGCCAACCTCCTGGCTGTCTATGCCTTTCCACATCGTTTTCCACTTAGCGATAACTTGGGGACCTTAGCTGCGGGTCTGGGTTGTTTCCCTTTTCACGACGGACGTTAGCACCCGCCGTGTGTCTCCCGTACATTC is a genomic window containing:
- a CDS encoding cysteine synthase A, with protein sequence MSIQPDLSSAVGHTPLLRLRHASALTGCEVLGKAEFLNPGGSIKDRTTLGLILDAERKGLLRPGGTIVEGTAGNTGIGMALIGASRGYRSIIFMPDTQSREKIDALRIAGADVRLVPAAPFKDPRHYVHIARAYCESLNEQAPGSAWFGNQFDNTANRDWHETTTAVEIWEQTKGNIDGFVCSAGTGGTLAGVGRALKARKATVAIALSDPTGSALANYINRGELIAEGNSISEGIGSSRITANFQDAPIDLAWSIPDQESVPLLHQLLHDEGWCVGGSSGVNLAGAIRLAKHLGPGHTIVTVLADAGTRYQAKLFNPPFLREKNIPVPEWLAESFSN